GCATCCCCGGCGAGGACGAACTCATGGGCTACGGGCTCTCGACCTGTGCGACCTGTGACGGCGCGTTCTTCCGCGGCGAAGACATGCTCGTCGTCGGCGGCGGCGACGCCGCCATGGAGGAGGCCACCTTCCTGACAAAATTCGCCGACACCGTCTACATCGCCCACCGCCGCGACGAGTTCCGCGCCGAGGACTACTGGGTCGACCGCGTCGAGGAGAAGGTCGAGGAGGGCGAGATCGAGATCATGAAGAACACCGAACTCGTCGAGGTCCACGGCTCCCAGGAGGAGGGCGTCGACCACGTCACCCTCGTCGAGAACGATCAGGGCCACCCCACCGACCGACTCGACGACCCCGAGACCGAGGAGTTCGACTTCGACGTCGGCGCCGTCTTCCTCGCGATCGGCCACACGCCCAACACGGAGTACCTCGAGGGCACCGGCGTCGAGATGGACGCCGACGGCTACCTGAAGACGAAGGGCGGCGACGGCGGCGGCCAGACCGAGACCCACGTCCCCGGTATCTTCGGCGCCGGCGACGTCGTCGACTACCACTACCAGCAGGCCGTCACCGCTGCGGGCATGGGCTCGAAGGCCGCGCTGGACGCCGACGAGTACCTCGAGGACCTCGAGCGCGCCGACTCGAGTATCGAAGAAGTCGAACCGGCCGCGGCCGACGACTGAGCACGCCGTTCAACGCGCGCTGGCTAGCGCTCGAGTACGAAGCGGGAGATCTCGGGGTATGTCGTACGTCGATTCTGTCTTTTCGCCGACCGAAGCGTCACTGTCTTTTTCGCCGACCGAAGCGTCAGTATCCGGTCGCGCTCGAGCGCGCTCCCGGGGAACGAACTGGTGAGCGAGCCGGATTCGGCGGATAACGTGCCGAAAGCACCCGTGACGACGGACGAGCGGACCGAGCGGTCGCGGAACGGAACCGATCCGTTGAGAGGAAAAGACTACATGCACACCGATAGGCAGTGAAGACGTGACATCGATCGCACCGCTGTTCGTCCCGACGCCCGGGGCCCCGGAACTGCTGATCATCGTCGGGGTCGCGATCCTGCTGTTCGGCGCACAGAAGATCCCGAAACTCGCGCGGTCCATCGGCGAATCGACCGGCGAGTTCAAGAAAGGTCAGGCGAAAGTCGAGCAGGAACTCGAGGAGTACCGAAACGACGCCGCTACCGCCGCCCCCGACGTCGAGACGGAGACGGCGACCGAGACGCAGTCGTAATCTCGCGCTCGAGAAGGGCCGTCGATCGGCGATCCCGTATCCTCGCGCCCAATGTCGTTTCCACCCTCGCGTTTGCGAGGGTGTTCTCCATCGAACGCAGCCTCCGCACTCGCCGGCGCGCTCGAGCGGTAGCCTGTTCCGACAACGCGAGAGCGAACGGTA
This portion of the Haloterrigena gelatinilytica genome encodes:
- a CDS encoding Sec-independent protein translocase subunit TatA/TatB, producing the protein MTSIAPLFVPTPGAPELLIIVGVAILLFGAQKIPKLARSIGESTGEFKKGQAKVEQELEEYRNDAATAAPDVETETATETQS